In a single window of the Streptacidiphilus sp. P02-A3a genome:
- a CDS encoding M20/M25/M40 family metallo-hydrolase, whose amino-acid sequence MTTSPDSVVREFIAEHRAAFLDDLSDWLRIRSVSADPTLAAEVRRSAEWLTGALRATGFPVAEVWETPGGGLPAVFAEWPSGDPAAPTVLVYGHHDVQPAARADGWATDPFEPTVVDGRLYARGAADDKGQVFFHTLGVRAHLAATGRSAPAVNLKLLVEGEEESGSPHFGALIRERAERLAADVVIISDTGMWSERTPTVCTGMRGLVDCQIDLFGPSQDIHSGSFGGAVPNPATEAARLVAALHTEDRRVAIPGFYDGVVELTARERELFAELPFDERQWLSVAKSRATLGEAGFSTLERTWARPTAEVNGIWGGYTGPGGKTIVPAEAHLKLSFRLVAGQEVAKIREAVAGWVADRLPEGIGHEIVFPGATRPCLTPLDHPALQSLVRAMGQAFGEEIRFTREGGSGPAADLQDVLDAPVLFLGISVPSDGWHSIDEKVELDLLAKGVETAAYLWADLADHWGAPGHPLDQA is encoded by the coding sequence ATGACGACTTCCCCGGACAGCGTGGTCCGTGAGTTCATCGCCGAGCACCGCGCCGCTTTCCTCGACGACCTTTCCGACTGGCTGCGCATCCGCTCGGTCTCGGCCGACCCGACGCTGGCGGCGGAGGTCCGCCGCTCCGCCGAATGGCTGACCGGCGCGCTGCGCGCCACCGGCTTCCCGGTCGCGGAGGTCTGGGAGACCCCCGGCGGCGGCCTGCCGGCGGTCTTCGCCGAGTGGCCCTCGGGTGACCCGGCCGCTCCGACCGTGCTGGTCTACGGGCACCACGACGTCCAGCCCGCCGCCCGCGCGGACGGCTGGGCGACCGATCCGTTCGAGCCCACGGTGGTGGACGGTCGGCTGTACGCGCGCGGCGCGGCCGACGACAAGGGGCAGGTCTTCTTCCACACCCTGGGGGTGCGCGCGCACCTGGCGGCGACCGGCCGCAGCGCGCCCGCGGTGAACCTCAAGCTGCTGGTCGAGGGCGAGGAGGAGTCCGGCTCGCCGCACTTCGGCGCGCTGATCCGGGAGCGGGCGGAGCGGCTGGCGGCGGACGTCGTGATCATCTCCGACACCGGCATGTGGTCGGAGCGGACCCCGACCGTCTGCACCGGCATGCGCGGCCTGGTGGACTGCCAGATCGACCTCTTCGGCCCCAGCCAGGACATCCACTCGGGCTCCTTCGGCGGCGCCGTGCCCAACCCGGCCACCGAGGCGGCCCGACTGGTCGCCGCCCTGCACACGGAGGACCGGCGGGTCGCGATCCCCGGCTTCTACGACGGGGTGGTGGAGCTGACCGCGCGGGAGCGCGAGCTCTTCGCCGAACTGCCCTTCGACGAGCGGCAGTGGCTGTCCGTCGCCAAGTCCCGGGCCACCCTCGGGGAGGCGGGCTTCAGCACCCTGGAGCGGACCTGGGCCCGGCCGACGGCCGAGGTCAACGGCATCTGGGGCGGCTACACCGGTCCCGGCGGCAAGACCATCGTCCCGGCCGAGGCGCACCTGAAGCTGTCCTTCCGGCTGGTCGCCGGGCAGGAGGTGGCGAAGATCCGCGAGGCGGTGGCCGGCTGGGTCGCCGACCGGCTGCCCGAGGGCATCGGCCACGAGATCGTCTTCCCCGGCGCCACCCGGCCCTGCCTGACGCCGCTGGACCACCCGGCGCTGCAGTCCCTGGTCCGCGCCATGGGCCAGGCGTTCGGGGAGGAGATCCGGTTCACTCGCGAGGGCGGCTCCGGGCCCGCGGCCGACCTGCAGGACGTGCTGGACGCCCCGGTGCTGTTCCTGGGCATCTCCGTTCCGTCGGACGGCTGGCACTCCATCGACGAGAAGGTCGAACTTGACCTGCTGGCTAAGGGCGTGGAGACCGCCGCGTACCTCTGGGCCGACCTGGCGGACCACTGGGGAGCCCCCGGGCACCCGCTCGACCAGGCATGA
- the nudC gene encoding NAD(+) diphosphatase, translating to MTTVGAFAGAAPLALARAGVNRAAEHRLDEPWLAAAWSHPDTRVVVVAEAQAFVIDNDAGSELVLLPSFEAPDHGERYFLGTDSGGVSYFAVSLDTLPGRLDGDARPAGLREVGGQLGARDSGLLVHAVALQNWHRSHRFCSRCGHPTVPAAAGHVRRCTSCAHEHYPRTDAAVIMLVTDGQDRALLGRQALWPEGRYSTLAGFVEPGESLEQAVAREVAEEAGVRVDLGTVAYVASQPWPFPASLMLGFMARADERDGGTEITVDGEELSEAAWFSREQLAEGMANGTVLPPSGISIARRLVEIWYGGPLPESARW from the coding sequence GTGACCACGGTCGGAGCGTTCGCCGGAGCGGCGCCGCTGGCCCTGGCACGGGCCGGGGTGAACCGCGCGGCGGAGCACCGGCTGGACGAGCCGTGGCTCGCCGCCGCCTGGAGCCACCCGGACACCCGGGTGGTGGTGGTCGCCGAGGCCCAGGCCTTCGTGATCGACAACGACGCGGGCAGCGAACTGGTGCTGCTCCCCAGCTTCGAGGCGCCGGACCACGGCGAGCGCTACTTCCTGGGCACGGACTCCGGCGGGGTCTCCTACTTCGCGGTCTCGCTGGACACGCTGCCCGGGCGGCTGGACGGCGACGCCCGTCCGGCCGGTCTGCGCGAGGTCGGCGGACAGCTCGGGGCGCGTGACTCGGGGCTGCTGGTGCACGCGGTGGCGCTGCAGAACTGGCACCGCTCGCACCGCTTCTGCTCGCGCTGCGGGCACCCGACCGTCCCGGCCGCCGCCGGGCACGTGCGCCGCTGCACCTCCTGCGCGCACGAGCACTACCCGCGCACCGACGCGGCGGTGATCATGCTGGTGACCGACGGCCAGGACCGGGCGCTGCTGGGCCGCCAGGCGCTGTGGCCGGAGGGGCGCTACTCGACCCTGGCCGGTTTCGTCGAGCCGGGGGAGTCGCTGGAGCAGGCGGTCGCCCGCGAGGTGGCCGAGGAGGCCGGGGTCCGGGTCGACCTGGGCACGGTGGCCTACGTCGCCAGCCAGCCCTGGCCCTTCCCGGCCAGCCTGATGCTGGGCTTCATGGCCAGGGCCGACGAGCGGGACGGCGGCACCGAGATCACCGTCGACGGCGAGGAGCTGTCCGAGGCCGCCTGGTTCAGCCGGGAGCAGCTGGCCGAGGGCATGGCCAACGGGACGGTGCTGCCGCCGTCCGGGATCTCCATCGCCCGCAGGCTGGTGGAGATCTGGTACGGCGGTCCGCTGCCGGAGTCCGCCCGCTGGTAG
- a CDS encoding GntR family transcriptional regulator, which translates to MNISRGPGQAPKYQRLAADLRRRIMAGEWQSGEPLPVESELENQYGVARNTVRLAVDVLVNEGLLIRVQGKGTYLKDHPILDHHAYRSAPDSGSATPLTPPSAAYAEEAERAGRKLSADFQMLIVRATADITDRLRIKAGEAVVLRRVLRHMDGEPWSIEESHYPVALAAGTALMDPDSITGGDEVALGRAGHVEIGCVDELAARMPNPEEAQWFQAGPGVPLLVQLRTGFTEAGPIRVTETRYCADRNRLVYALGRRTGE; encoded by the coding sequence GTGAACATTTCTCGTGGCCCGGGACAGGCCCCCAAATACCAGCGGCTGGCTGCGGATCTACGGCGTCGGATCATGGCCGGGGAGTGGCAGAGCGGCGAGCCGCTGCCGGTCGAAAGCGAACTCGAAAACCAGTACGGCGTAGCTCGTAATACTGTCCGACTGGCAGTTGATGTGCTGGTCAATGAGGGGCTGCTGATCCGGGTCCAGGGAAAGGGCACCTATCTCAAGGACCACCCGATCCTCGATCACCACGCATATCGCTCCGCCCCGGACAGCGGTTCAGCCACTCCGCTCACCCCGCCCTCGGCGGCATATGCCGAAGAGGCCGAACGGGCGGGGCGGAAATTGTCCGCCGACTTCCAGATGCTGATCGTCAGGGCGACCGCGGACATCACCGACCGGCTGCGGATCAAGGCGGGGGAGGCGGTGGTGCTGCGCCGGGTGCTGCGGCACATGGACGGCGAGCCCTGGTCCATCGAGGAGAGCCACTACCCGGTCGCGCTCGCCGCCGGTACCGCGCTGATGGACCCGGACTCGATCACCGGCGGCGACGAGGTCGCCCTCGGCCGGGCCGGGCACGTGGAGATCGGCTGCGTGGACGAGCTCGCCGCCCGGATGCCGAACCCGGAGGAGGCCCAGTGGTTCCAGGCCGGGCCCGGAGTCCCGCTGCTGGTGCAGCTGCGCACCGGCTTCACCGAGGCGGGCCCGATCCGGGTCACCGAGACCCGCTACTGCGCCGACCGCAACCGCCTGGTGTACGCCCTGGGTCGGCGCACCGGGGAGTGA
- a CDS encoding mycoredoxin, producing the protein MSAEITMYSTTWCGYCNRLKKQLDREGIGYTEINIELDPASADFVEQVNNGNQVVPTVLVVPVGGERVVMTNPSLAQVKQAAGV; encoded by the coding sequence ATGTCCGCCGAGATCACGATGTACAGCACCACCTGGTGCGGCTACTGCAACCGACTCAAGAAGCAGCTGGACCGCGAGGGTATCGGCTACACCGAGATCAACATCGAGCTCGACCCGGCGTCCGCCGACTTCGTGGAGCAGGTCAACAACGGCAACCAGGTCGTCCCAACGGTGCTGGTGGTGCCCGTCGGCGGCGAGCGGGTGGTGATGACCAACCCCAGCCTGGCCCAGGTCAAGCAGGCCGCCGGGGTCTGA
- a CDS encoding ATP-dependent DNA helicase UvrD2, with protein MQVQLPGAQPFPSDGPHQGDTGADAVLAGLDPEQRAVATALDGPVCVLAGAGTGKTRAITHRIAYGVRSGVMQPQRVLAVTFTARAAGEMRGRLRELGAEGVQARTFHSAALRQLQFFWPRVVGGELPRLVERKVQLVAEAAARCRLRLERTELRDLTSEIEWAKVTQTVPEDYPVALRRAGREAPRDPAEVRQVYKVYEELKRDCGVIDFEDVLLLTVGVLEDRADAAEQVRAQYQHFVVDEYQDVSPLQQRLLDLWLGPRSSLCVVGDASQTIYSFTGATPSYLLDFRLKHPDATVVKLVRDYRSTPQVVHLANGLLAQARGQAAAHRLELVSQRGPGPEPVYAEYPDEPAEAEGTAKRIAALMESGVRASEIAVLFRVNGQSAVYEQALADVGIAYQLRGAERFFERPEVREAGMLLRGAARGSSDPMLDGAREALADQVRAVLSTRGFTERPPAGSGAVRERWESLSALVRLAEEFEAARRSAGLTTDLTGYVAELDARAAAQHAPAVEGVTLASLHSAKGLEWDAVYLVGLTEGMVPITYAKTDEQIEEERRLLYVGVTRARAHLSLSWALARSPGGRAGRQPSRFLDGLRPGSPALRAARAGGRGAPPVEGVRRAARSPLKCRVCGRVLTEAVERKLRRCEGCPSELDEALYGRLRDWRAEQAREQGLPAYCVFTDATLVAIAEDAPGSIGGLSKIAGVGRAKLDKYGAAVLSLCAGRSPEAETGLVPGADPGDIPDLWDE; from the coding sequence ATGCAGGTTCAGCTCCCGGGCGCGCAGCCCTTCCCCAGTGACGGCCCCCACCAGGGGGACACCGGCGCCGACGCCGTGCTCGCCGGGCTCGACCCGGAGCAGCGGGCCGTCGCCACGGCCCTGGACGGCCCGGTGTGCGTGCTCGCGGGCGCCGGGACGGGGAAGACCAGGGCGATCACCCACCGCATCGCCTACGGGGTGCGCAGCGGCGTGATGCAGCCGCAGCGGGTGCTCGCGGTCACCTTCACCGCCCGCGCGGCGGGGGAGATGCGCGGGCGGCTGCGCGAGCTCGGCGCGGAGGGGGTCCAGGCCCGGACCTTCCACTCGGCCGCGCTGCGCCAGCTCCAGTTCTTCTGGCCCCGGGTCGTCGGCGGCGAGCTGCCGCGGCTGGTGGAACGCAAGGTGCAACTGGTCGCCGAGGCCGCCGCGCGCTGCCGACTGCGGCTGGAGCGGACCGAGCTGCGCGACCTGACCAGCGAGATCGAGTGGGCCAAGGTCACCCAGACCGTCCCCGAGGACTACCCGGTGGCGCTGCGCCGGGCGGGCCGGGAGGCCCCGCGCGACCCGGCCGAGGTCCGCCAGGTCTACAAGGTCTACGAGGAGCTGAAGCGGGACTGCGGCGTCATCGACTTCGAGGACGTGCTGCTGCTCACGGTCGGCGTGCTGGAGGACCGGGCCGACGCCGCCGAGCAGGTCAGGGCGCAGTACCAGCACTTCGTGGTGGACGAGTACCAGGACGTCTCGCCGCTCCAGCAGCGGCTGCTCGACCTCTGGCTCGGCCCGCGCTCCAGCCTGTGCGTGGTCGGCGACGCCAGCCAGACGATCTACTCCTTCACCGGCGCGACCCCGTCGTACCTGCTGGACTTCCGGCTGAAGCACCCCGACGCCACGGTGGTGAAGCTGGTCCGCGACTACCGCTCCACCCCGCAGGTGGTGCACCTGGCCAACGGGCTGCTGGCGCAGGCGCGCGGGCAGGCCGCCGCGCACCGGCTGGAGCTGGTCTCCCAGCGCGGACCCGGCCCGGAGCCGGTCTACGCCGAGTACCCGGACGAACCGGCCGAGGCCGAGGGCACCGCCAAGCGGATCGCCGCGCTGATGGAGTCCGGCGTCCGGGCCAGTGAGATCGCGGTGCTGTTCCGGGTCAACGGCCAGTCGGCGGTCTACGAGCAGGCGCTGGCGGACGTCGGGATCGCGTACCAGCTGCGCGGGGCGGAGCGCTTCTTCGAGCGCCCGGAGGTGCGCGAGGCGGGGATGCTGCTGCGCGGGGCGGCGCGCGGCAGCAGCGACCCGATGCTCGACGGCGCGCGCGAGGCGCTGGCCGACCAGGTCCGCGCGGTGCTCTCGACCCGGGGCTTCACCGAGCGGCCCCCGGCCGGGTCCGGTGCGGTGCGCGAGCGCTGGGAGTCCCTGTCCGCGCTGGTGCGGCTGGCCGAGGAGTTCGAGGCGGCCCGTCGGTCGGCCGGGCTGACCACCGACCTGACCGGCTACGTGGCCGAGTTGGACGCCCGCGCGGCGGCCCAGCACGCCCCGGCGGTCGAGGGCGTCACCCTCGCCTCGCTGCACTCCGCCAAGGGGCTGGAGTGGGACGCGGTGTACCTGGTCGGCCTGACCGAGGGGATGGTCCCGATCACGTACGCCAAGACCGACGAGCAGATCGAGGAGGAGCGGCGGCTGCTCTACGTCGGGGTGACCCGTGCGCGGGCGCACCTCTCGCTCTCCTGGGCGCTGGCGCGCTCGCCGGGCGGCAGGGCCGGGCGGCAGCCGTCGCGCTTCCTGGACGGGCTGCGGCCCGGCTCCCCGGCGCTGCGCGCCGCGCGCGCCGGGGGCCGGGGCGCTCCGCCGGTCGAGGGGGTGCGCCGGGCCGCCCGCTCGCCGCTGAAGTGCCGGGTCTGCGGGCGGGTGCTGACCGAGGCGGTCGAGCGGAAGCTGCGCCGCTGCGAGGGCTGTCCCTCGGAGCTGGACGAGGCGCTGTACGGGCGGCTCCGGGACTGGCGGGCCGAGCAGGCACGGGAGCAGGGCCTGCCCGCGTACTGCGTCTTCACCGACGCCACCCTGGTCGCCATCGCGGAGGACGCCCCGGGCTCGATCGGCGGCCTGTCCAAAATCGCCGGTGTGGGCCGAGCGAAGCTGGACAAGTACGGGGCGGCCGTGCTGTCGTTGTGTGCGGGGCGGTCTCCGGAGGCCGAAACCGGGCTCGTCCCGGGGGCGGATCCGGGGGACATCCCGGACCTCTGGGACGAGTAG
- a CDS encoding WhiB family transcriptional regulator, translated as MSTVISPLAPSTPYVPPLDQAHPPEVSLMQITAFDEVESLGAPIPCRSLDPEVFFAETPADVEYAKSLCGTCPVKDACLQGAQERREPWGVWGGELFVQGVVVARKRPRGRPRKNEVVA; from the coding sequence GTGTCGACCGTGATCAGCCCACTCGCCCCGTCCACCCCGTACGTACCGCCCCTTGACCAAGCACACCCTCCGGAGGTTTCCCTCATGCAGATCACCGCGTTCGACGAGGTCGAGAGCCTTGGCGCGCCCATCCCGTGTCGCTCGCTCGACCCGGAGGTCTTCTTCGCGGAGACCCCCGCCGACGTGGAGTACGCGAAGTCCCTCTGCGGCACCTGCCCGGTGAAGGACGCCTGTCTGCAGGGCGCCCAGGAGCGCCGCGAGCCCTGGGGGGTCTGGGGCGGCGAGCTGTTCGTCCAGGGGGTCGTGGTGGCCCGCAAGCGGCCGCGTGGCCGTCCCCGCAAGAACGAGGTCGTCGCGTGA
- a CDS encoding AarF/ABC1/UbiB kinase family protein, which translates to MSDLPRKAVTRTAKLAALPLGFAGRATLGFGKRMGGRPADVVAAEMQQRTADQLFKVLGELKGGAMKFGQALSVFEAALPEEVAGPYRAALTKLQEAAPPMPAASVHAVLAERLGNDWRELFREFEDRPAAAASIGQVHHAVWHDGREVAVKVQYPGAGDALLSDLTQLGRVARLIGPLIPGLDVKPLISELRNRVTEELDYALEAESQRIHAAEFTDDPDISVPGVVAQGDQVLVTEWMEGVPLSEVIARGSREQRDRAGQLLARFLFAGPARTGLLHADPHPGNFRLLVDDGPAEHWRLGVLDFGTVDRLPEGLPLPVGSALRMALAGNASGVLEMLSQEGFVKPTITLDPDAVLDYLLPIIEPAAVDEFHFTRAWMRAQAARIGDPRSPAYNLGRQLNLPPAYLLIHRVTLSTIGVLSQLDAHAALRGELLEWLPGFAEDNSPDDGADTDVLAEV; encoded by the coding sequence GTGAGCGATCTTCCACGGAAGGCTGTGACCCGCACAGCCAAGCTCGCGGCCCTGCCCCTGGGGTTCGCCGGCCGGGCCACGCTCGGCTTCGGCAAGCGAATGGGCGGCCGCCCGGCCGACGTGGTGGCCGCCGAGATGCAGCAGCGCACCGCTGACCAGCTGTTCAAGGTCCTCGGTGAGCTGAAGGGCGGGGCGATGAAGTTCGGCCAGGCCCTGTCGGTGTTCGAGGCCGCGCTGCCGGAGGAGGTCGCCGGGCCCTACCGGGCGGCGCTCACCAAGCTCCAGGAGGCCGCCCCGCCGATGCCCGCCGCCTCCGTGCACGCGGTGCTCGCGGAGCGGCTGGGCAACGACTGGCGGGAGCTCTTCCGCGAGTTCGAGGACCGTCCGGCCGCCGCCGCCTCGATCGGCCAGGTCCACCACGCGGTCTGGCACGACGGCCGCGAGGTCGCGGTCAAGGTGCAGTACCCGGGCGCGGGCGACGCGCTGCTCTCCGACCTCACCCAGCTCGGCCGGGTGGCCCGGCTGATCGGGCCGCTGATCCCCGGCCTCGATGTGAAGCCGCTGATCAGCGAGCTGCGCAACCGGGTCACCGAGGAGCTCGACTACGCCCTGGAGGCAGAGTCCCAGCGGATCCACGCCGCCGAGTTCACCGACGACCCGGACATCTCCGTCCCGGGCGTGGTCGCCCAGGGCGACCAGGTGCTGGTCACCGAGTGGATGGAGGGGGTGCCGCTGTCCGAGGTGATCGCGCGCGGCAGCCGCGAGCAGCGCGACCGCGCCGGTCAGCTGCTGGCCCGCTTCCTGTTCGCCGGTCCGGCCCGCACCGGGCTGCTGCACGCCGACCCGCACCCGGGGAACTTCCGGCTGCTGGTGGACGACGGACCGGCCGAGCACTGGCGGCTCGGCGTGCTGGACTTCGGCACCGTGGACCGGCTCCCCGAGGGGCTGCCGCTGCCGGTGGGCTCCGCCCTGCGGATGGCCCTGGCCGGAAACGCCTCCGGGGTGCTGGAGATGCTGTCCCAGGAGGGCTTCGTCAAGCCCACCATCACGCTGGATCCGGACGCCGTGCTGGACTACCTGCTGCCGATCATCGAACCGGCCGCGGTGGACGAGTTCCACTTCACCCGGGCCTGGATGCGCGCGCAGGCGGCCCGCATCGGTGACCCGCGCTCGCCCGCCTACAACCTGGGCCGACAGCTGAACCTGCCGCCGGCCTACCTGCTGATACACCGGGTCACCCTGAGCACCATCGGTGTGCTCAGCCAGCTGGACGCGCACGCGGCGCTGCGCGGCGAGCTGCTGGAGTGGCTGCCCGGCTTCGCCGAGGACAACTCCCCGGACGACGGCGCCGACACCGACGTCCTGGCCGAGGTCTGA
- a CDS encoding ThiF family adenylyltransferase, with amino-acid sequence MRPCLKPALRRAWRDRTTLQFGVGPAHTAVLESATPADAAFLDLLDGSRELPALTAAAAGLGVAPDRVRRLLEQLRASDVLDDTEAHRPLLDLPPPERARLAPDLAALSLARPGPGAAPALLLARRRARVEVRGAGRVGAAVARVLAAAGVGQVRVVDGGRVVEQDCAPCGLPPEAIGRPRAAAARTAVRRCAPDRPDDRATTRRPPDLVVLAPRGDAAGLLPDPATARELLRTGTPHLYAGVVETLGSVGPFVLPGLSPCSHCLSLRRADEDPAWPVLLAQHCSGRPSAVPACDTALATTVAGLAALHGLIYLDGGSPPSLGAWVEVSMVDGSMRRRCLDPHPDCGCCWAAGPTGNWGDNDGSA; translated from the coding sequence ATGCGTCCTTGTCTGAAACCCGCCCTGCGCCGGGCCTGGCGCGACCGCACCACGCTCCAGTTCGGCGTCGGCCCGGCGCACACCGCGGTACTGGAATCGGCCACTCCGGCCGACGCCGCCTTCCTCGACCTGCTCGACGGCAGCCGCGAGCTCCCCGCGCTGACCGCCGCCGCGGCCGGGCTCGGGGTGGCCCCGGACCGGGTGCGGCGCCTGCTGGAGCAGTTGCGCGCCTCGGACGTGCTGGACGACACCGAGGCGCACCGGCCGCTGCTGGACCTGCCGCCGCCGGAACGCGCCCGGCTGGCCCCCGACCTGGCGGCGCTGTCGCTGGCCCGGCCCGGTCCCGGGGCCGCACCGGCGCTGCTGCTGGCCCGGCGGCGGGCCCGGGTGGAGGTACGCGGCGCGGGCCGGGTCGGCGCCGCGGTGGCCCGGGTCCTGGCCGCCGCCGGGGTGGGCCAGGTCCGGGTGGTCGACGGCGGGCGGGTAGTGGAGCAGGACTGCGCGCCCTGCGGCCTGCCGCCCGAGGCCATCGGCAGGCCGCGCGCGGCGGCGGCCCGGACGGCGGTGCGCCGCTGCGCCCCGGACCGCCCGGACGACCGGGCCACCACCCGGCGCCCGCCCGACCTGGTGGTGCTGGCCCCGCGCGGGGACGCCGCCGGGCTGCTGCCCGACCCGGCCACCGCCCGGGAACTACTGCGCACCGGCACCCCGCACCTGTACGCGGGGGTGGTCGAGACCCTGGGCAGCGTCGGCCCGTTCGTCCTGCCCGGACTGTCTCCTTGCTCACACTGCCTGTCGCTGCGCCGCGCCGACGAGGATCCGGCCTGGCCGGTGCTGCTGGCCCAGCACTGCTCCGGTCGCCCGTCGGCGGTCCCCGCCTGCGACACCGCGCTGGCGACCACCGTGGCCGGGCTCGCGGCCCTGCACGGCCTGATCTACCTGGACGGGGGTTCACCCCCTAGCCTGGGCGCATGGGTCGAGGTCTCCATGGTGGACGGCTCGATGCGGCGCCGGTGCCTGGACCCGCATCCGGACTGCGGCTGCTGCTGGGCCGCCGGTCCCACCGGCAACTGGGGGGACAATGATGGCAGTGCGTGA
- a CDS encoding M48 family metallopeptidase: MAAGPDSRPPAPRRRVPAASGDGCAVQPVEVRRSARRSRTVSAYRDGDRTVVLIPERMSAAEEKRWVALMLDKLAAQESRQILGDDALAARAAELSARYLDGAAVPNSVRWVTNQNTRWGSCTPAEGTIRLSHRLQGMPEFVVDYVLLHELAHLLVADHGRRFWALLDAYPRTERARGYLEGVAGAARLPHIPGPRAAEGGDGGTGTEQAARPTG; this comes from the coding sequence GTGGCAGCCGGACCGGATTCCCGTCCTCCTGCGCCGCGTCGGCGTGTTCCGGCCGCTTCCGGGGACGGCTGCGCGGTGCAGCCCGTCGAGGTGCGCCGCAGTGCCCGTCGCAGCCGCACCGTCTCCGCCTACCGCGACGGCGACCGGACGGTGGTGCTGATCCCGGAGCGGATGTCCGCCGCCGAGGAGAAGCGCTGGGTCGCGCTGATGCTGGACAAGCTCGCCGCGCAGGAGAGCCGACAGATCCTCGGCGACGACGCCCTGGCCGCGCGCGCGGCCGAGCTCTCGGCGCGCTACCTGGACGGCGCGGCCGTGCCCAACAGCGTCCGCTGGGTCACCAACCAGAACACCCGCTGGGGCTCCTGCACCCCCGCCGAGGGCACCATCCGGCTCTCGCACCGGCTGCAGGGCATGCCCGAGTTCGTCGTGGACTACGTGCTGCTGCACGAACTGGCCCACCTGCTGGTGGCCGACCACGGGCGGCGCTTCTGGGCGCTGCTCGACGCCTATCCGCGCACCGAGCGGGCGCGCGGCTACCTGGAGGGCGTGGCCGGGGCGGCCCGGCTGCCGCACATCCCGGGCCCGCGCGCGGCCGAGGGCGGCGACGGCGGGACCGGGACGGAGCAGGCCGCGCGGCCGACCGGCTGA
- a CDS encoding NUDIX hydrolase — MSLLHQDAVRTLGGWTAPDPDQDLLRRDYLDHLRDRPDGVWRSCHPAHITASALVVDAEGRRVLLTLHPKVGRWLQLGGHCEPEDTDLAAAALREATEESGITGLELFPVAGTPAPVKLDRHAVRCAGRDQPENTHLDVQYLVTAPAGAVASISEESLDLRWFGFDELPERTDQSVRELTALARTLLG; from the coding sequence GTGAGCCTGCTGCACCAGGACGCCGTCCGCACGCTGGGCGGCTGGACCGCCCCGGACCCGGACCAGGACCTGCTCCGCCGCGACTACCTGGACCACCTGCGGGACCGTCCGGACGGCGTCTGGCGCTCCTGCCACCCGGCGCACATCACCGCCAGCGCGCTGGTGGTGGACGCCGAGGGGCGGCGGGTGCTGCTGACGCTGCATCCCAAGGTCGGCCGGTGGCTGCAACTGGGCGGCCACTGCGAGCCGGAGGACACCGACCTGGCAGCCGCCGCGCTGCGCGAGGCCACCGAGGAGTCCGGCATCACCGGGCTGGAGCTGTTCCCGGTCGCGGGCACCCCGGCGCCGGTGAAGCTGGACCGGCACGCGGTCCGGTGCGCGGGCAGGGACCAGCCGGAGAACACCCATCTGGACGTCCAGTACCTGGTCACCGCCCCGGCGGGGGCGGTGGCGAGCATCAGCGAGGAGTCGCTGGACCTGCGCTGGTTCGGCTTCGACGAGCTGCCCGAGCGCACCGACCAGTCGGTCCGCGAGCTGACCGCCCTGGCCCGGACGCTGCTGGGCTGA